A genomic region of Streptosporangium lutulentum contains the following coding sequences:
- the rarD gene encoding EamA family transporter RarD: MPETRRGVLYGIAAYSIWGLFPLYWPLLKPSGALEILAHRMVWSLVAVVVILAVRRHWSWIGELLRTPRKLGLLTLAAMLITTNWGVYIYAVNAGHVIESALGYFINPLVSVLFGVLLLKERLRPWQWGAVGLGALAVVILTLDYGRLPWIALVLAASFGTYGLVKKVARVGAAESMTIETLVLLLPALGYLVYLEFQGTATFASAGAVHAMLLVGAGVVTAVPLLCFTSAAIRVPLTLMGLLQYIAPVLQFVVGVFVAHEIMPPSRWIGFAIVWLALSIFTWDSLRAARQARRTALEPVAA; the protein is encoded by the coding sequence ATGCCTGAAACGCGCCGTGGAGTCCTGTACGGCATCGCCGCCTACAGCATATGGGGCCTGTTCCCGCTGTACTGGCCGCTCCTGAAGCCCTCCGGCGCCCTGGAGATCCTCGCCCACCGCATGGTGTGGTCCCTTGTGGCCGTCGTGGTCATCCTGGCGGTCCGGCGCCACTGGTCCTGGATCGGCGAGCTCCTGCGCACCCCCAGGAAGCTCGGCCTCCTGACCCTCGCCGCGATGCTCATCACGACGAACTGGGGCGTCTACATCTACGCCGTCAACGCCGGCCATGTGATCGAGAGTGCGCTCGGATACTTCATCAACCCGCTGGTCAGCGTCCTGTTCGGCGTCCTCCTCCTCAAGGAGCGCCTGCGGCCGTGGCAGTGGGGCGCGGTCGGGCTGGGCGCCCTGGCCGTCGTCATCCTCACCCTCGACTACGGGCGGCTGCCGTGGATCGCGCTGGTGCTGGCGGCCAGCTTCGGCACCTACGGACTCGTCAAGAAGGTCGCGCGGGTCGGCGCCGCGGAGAGCATGACCATCGAGACGCTGGTGCTGCTGCTGCCGGCGCTCGGCTACCTGGTCTATCTGGAGTTTCAGGGGACGGCCACCTTCGCGAGCGCGGGCGCGGTGCACGCGATGCTCCTGGTCGGGGCGGGCGTGGTCACCGCCGTTCCGCTGCTCTGCTTCACCTCCGCCGCGATCCGGGTGCCGCTCACCCTGATGGGTCTGCTCCAGTACATCGCCCCGGTCCTGCAGTTCGTCGTCGGCGTGTTCGTCGCGCACGAGATCATGCCGCCCAGCCGCTGGATCGGGTTCGCCATCGTCTGGCTGGCCCTGTCGATCTTCACCTGGGACAGCCTCCGCGCCGCCCGTCAGGCCCGCCGTACGGCGCTGGAGCCCGTGGCCGCCTGA
- a CDS encoding polyprenyl synthetase family protein, translated as MAAPPVVDLPFVDERLAQDLASGLAEVERLLRSSVESEDAFVTEASKHLIEAGGKRFRAMLMLLAAQFGVPDAPGVVPGAVVIELTHLATLYHDDVMDEAPLRRGSPSANARWDNTVAILTGDYLFAQASEILADLGADVIRIQAQTFSRLVRGQIRETVGPRPGEDHVAHYIEVLADKTGSLIATSGRFGGMLSGASSEVVERLTGACEAIGVAWQLGDDLLDVASDSIESGKTPGTDLREGIRTLPVLYVLASDEPEGARLRELLAGPVAEEDIEETLGLLRADPAMVRARAELVAWVDRAREALGGLPDIPARAAYLALCDYVIERSG; from the coding sequence ATGGCTGCGCCACCCGTTGTTGATCTGCCGTTCGTCGACGAACGGTTGGCGCAGGACCTCGCCTCCGGACTGGCCGAGGTCGAAAGGTTGCTCCGATCCTCGGTGGAGAGCGAGGACGCCTTCGTCACGGAGGCGTCCAAGCATCTCATCGAGGCGGGGGGCAAGCGGTTCCGGGCGATGCTCATGCTGCTCGCCGCCCAGTTCGGCGTTCCGGACGCCCCGGGCGTCGTGCCCGGGGCCGTGGTGATCGAGCTGACCCATCTGGCGACGCTCTATCACGACGACGTGATGGACGAGGCCCCGTTGCGCCGGGGCTCTCCGTCGGCGAACGCCCGCTGGGACAACACCGTGGCGATCCTGACCGGTGACTATCTGTTCGCCCAGGCCTCGGAGATCCTCGCCGATCTCGGCGCCGACGTCATCAGGATCCAGGCCCAGACGTTCTCCCGCCTGGTCCGCGGTCAGATCCGCGAGACCGTGGGTCCCCGCCCCGGCGAGGACCACGTGGCCCACTACATCGAGGTTCTGGCCGACAAGACCGGCTCCCTGATCGCCACCTCCGGCCGGTTCGGCGGCATGCTCAGCGGCGCCTCGTCCGAGGTGGTCGAGCGTCTGACCGGAGCCTGCGAGGCCATCGGGGTCGCCTGGCAGCTCGGCGACGACCTGCTGGACGTCGCCTCGGACTCGATCGAATCCGGCAAGACACCCGGCACCGACCTGCGCGAGGGCATCCGTACCCTGCCCGTGCTCTACGTCCTCGCCTCCGACGAGCCCGAGGGCGCCCGCCTGCGTGAGCTGCTGGCCGGCCCGGTGGCGGAGGAGGACATCGAGGAGACGCTCGGCCTGCTGCGCGCCGACCCCGCGATGGTCCGCGCCCGCGCCGAGTTGGTCGCCTGGGTCGACCGGGCCCGTGAGGCACTCGGGGGTCTTCCCGACATTCCGGCCCGCGCCGCCTATCTGGCTCTGTGCGACTACGTCATCGAGCGCTCCGGCTGA
- the nuoK gene encoding NADH-quinone oxidoreductase subunit NuoK: MTTHYLVLSALLFAIGAIGVLVRRNAIVVFMSVELMLNACNLAFVTFARQHGNLDGQIIAFFVMVVAAAEVVIGLAIIVMIFRTRRSASVDDANLLKY; this comes from the coding sequence GTGACCACTCACTACCTGGTGCTCTCCGCACTGCTGTTCGCGATCGGCGCCATCGGCGTGCTGGTGCGGCGTAACGCGATCGTCGTGTTCATGTCCGTGGAGCTCATGCTCAATGCCTGCAACCTGGCGTTCGTCACCTTCGCGAGGCAGCACGGCAATCTGGACGGTCAGATCATCGCGTTCTTCGTGATGGTGGTGGCCGCGGCCGAGGTCGTGATCGGCCTTGCCATCATCGTGATGATCTTCCGAACCCGCAGGTCCGCGTCGGTGGACGACGCCAACCTGCTGAAGTACTAA
- the nuoH gene encoding NADH-quinone oxidoreductase subunit NuoH — MNARTLLAADPTLADFGKDPIWISIIKAVVIFIVLMLGVLFGVWFERKLISRMQNRYGPNRAGKFGLLQSVADGLKMGLKEDLMPRTVDKVIYFIAPVVLAVPAFLAFSVIPMGPMVSMFGVETPLQLTDLPVAVLLVLAMASISVYGIVLAGWGSRSPYSMLGGLRASAQVVSYEIAMGLSFVGVFLFAGTLSTSEIVSAQASGGVLSLGGLDIPMPSWYMVLLIPSFLIYVITMLGETNRVPFDLPEGEGELVGGFQTEYSNSLKFAVIMLAEYVNVFVVSAVSITLFMGGWRAPWPISIWDGANTGWWPLLWFFLKMVLVFSFFVWCRASLPRVRYDQLMALGWKILIPINLGWIVLVATVRALQLPEMNRSLVLILAALVLLVILGVWWRFDSVLQKRKENRAELVEAEFERLDAEPTAGGFPVPPLDLPHYHGVERKEVPSGTN, encoded by the coding sequence ATGAATGCCCGGACTCTCCTAGCGGCCGATCCGACCCTTGCCGACTTCGGTAAGGATCCCATCTGGATCAGCATCATCAAGGCCGTCGTCATCTTCATCGTCCTGATGCTGGGCGTGCTGTTCGGCGTGTGGTTCGAGCGCAAGCTCATCTCCCGCATGCAGAACCGCTACGGCCCCAACCGGGCCGGCAAGTTCGGTCTGCTCCAGTCGGTGGCCGACGGTCTCAAGATGGGTCTCAAGGAAGACCTGATGCCGCGGACCGTGGACAAGGTGATCTACTTCATCGCCCCCGTCGTCCTCGCGGTCCCCGCCTTCCTGGCCTTCTCCGTCATCCCGATGGGCCCGATGGTCTCGATGTTCGGGGTCGAGACGCCGCTGCAGCTCACCGACCTTCCGGTCGCGGTGCTGCTGGTGCTGGCGATGGCCTCGATCAGCGTGTACGGCATCGTGCTCGCCGGCTGGGGATCGCGCTCCCCGTACTCGATGCTCGGCGGTCTGCGGGCCAGCGCCCAGGTGGTCTCCTACGAGATCGCGATGGGCCTGTCGTTCGTGGGCGTGTTCCTGTTCGCGGGGACGCTCTCCACTTCGGAGATCGTCAGCGCGCAGGCGTCGGGCGGGGTCCTCAGCCTGGGCGGCCTCGACATCCCGATGCCCTCCTGGTACATGGTCCTGCTGATCCCGTCGTTCCTGATCTACGTCATCACGATGCTGGGCGAGACCAACCGGGTCCCCTTCGACCTGCCCGAAGGTGAGGGCGAGCTGGTCGGCGGCTTCCAGACCGAGTACTCCAACTCGCTGAAGTTCGCGGTCATCATGCTCGCCGAGTACGTCAACGTCTTCGTCGTCTCGGCAGTGTCGATCACCCTGTTCATGGGCGGGTGGCGGGCTCCGTGGCCGATCTCCATCTGGGACGGCGCGAACACCGGCTGGTGGCCGCTGCTCTGGTTCTTCCTCAAGATGGTGCTGGTCTTCTCCTTCTTCGTCTGGTGTCGTGCCTCGCTGCCGCGAGTGCGCTACGACCAGCTGATGGCCCTCGGCTGGAAGATCCTCATCCCGATCAACCTCGGGTGGATCGTGCTGGTCGCCACCGTCAGGGCCCTGCAGCTCCCGGAGATGAACAGGTCGCTCGTGCTGATCCTGGCCGCGCTCGTCCTGCTGGTCATCCTCGGAGTCTGGTGGCGCTTCGACAGCGTCCTGCAGAAGCGCAAGGAGAACAGGGCCGAACTGGTCGAGGCCGAGTTCGAGCGGCTCGACGCCGAGCCAACCGCAGGTGGCTTCCCTGTGCCGCCGCTCGACCTGCCGCACTACCACGGGGTAGAGCGCAAGGAGGTTCCCAGTGGGACTAACTGA
- a CDS encoding MarR family winged helix-turn-helix transcriptional regulator yields the protein MTWDRFALLYARVEADLAKALQRGHGLGLSEYRALVQLSDASDGELRMQELAEAVGLNQSSVTRLVARLEEAGMTRRDLCSADRRGVYSVITDEGRVRLAEATPTYERSLAAALEQAHADPALSRLVTAVRS from the coding sequence ATGACCTGGGACCGTTTCGCCCTCTTGTACGCACGGGTGGAGGCCGATCTGGCCAAGGCGCTGCAGCGCGGGCACGGGCTCGGGCTGTCCGAATACCGAGCTCTGGTCCAGCTCTCCGACGCCTCGGACGGCGAGTTGCGGATGCAGGAGCTGGCCGAGGCCGTCGGATTGAACCAGAGCTCGGTGACCCGGCTGGTCGCCCGCCTGGAGGAGGCCGGAATGACCAGGCGTGACCTGTGTTCGGCCGACCGCCGGGGCGTCTACTCGGTGATCACCGACGAGGGACGGGTCCGCCTGGCCGAGGCCACGCCCACCTACGAGCGCTCCCTGGCCGCGGCACTGGAGCAGGCACACGCCGACCCGGCGCTGTCGCGACTGGTGACGGCGGTGCGGAGCTGA
- the nuoL gene encoding NADH-quinone oxidoreductase subunit L, with protein sequence MIVLPLLGAAILLLGGRRTDRWGHFLGVVMALASFAVAVAAFVELLGLPEDQRRMGVALYQFIPGMADMGLLIDPLSISFALLITGVGSLIHIYSIGYMSHDPDRRRFFAYLNLFVAAMLLLVLADNYVALFIGWEGVGLASYLLIGFWQHKPTAAAAAKKAFIVNRVGDFGLLIAIFTVWTTFGSVAFGKVFPLAGEASNGTMTAIGLLLLLGACGKSAQLPLQSWLLDAMEGPTPVSALIHAATMVTAGVYLIVRSGAFFEVAPTAQLVVTIVGVATLLAGAIIGCAKDDIKKGLAGSTMSQIGYMMLAAGIGPAGYAFAIAHLITHGFFKANMFLGAGSVMHGMNDEVDMRKYGGLFPVMKITAVTFIIGYLAIIGFPLLSGYFTKDGIIETAIEHNEILGWLAVLGAGLTGFYMSRMVFMTFFGKKRWADDAHPHESPAVMTVPLILLSIGSIFLGAFLILDNRFMRFIGPAVGLPEHLPEFHPFSTAGLATLALVAVGAVFAWFRYGAAEVPQVAPRGSFLTTFARRDLYGDALNETLFMRPGQWLTRLAVFFDNRGVDGLVNGLAATIGGTSGRLRRIQTGYVRSYALSILFGAAVVVGALLYVGNM encoded by the coding sequence ATGATCGTGCTTCCACTGCTGGGTGCCGCGATCCTCCTGCTGGGCGGCCGCCGTACCGACCGCTGGGGCCACTTCCTCGGCGTCGTCATGGCCCTGGCCTCCTTCGCGGTGGCCGTCGCCGCCTTCGTCGAGCTGCTGGGCCTGCCCGAGGACCAGCGCCGCATGGGGGTCGCGCTCTACCAGTTCATCCCCGGCATGGCCGACATGGGGCTGCTGATCGACCCGCTGTCGATCAGCTTCGCCCTGCTGATCACGGGTGTGGGATCGCTGATCCACATCTACTCGATCGGCTACATGTCGCACGACCCCGACCGGCGCCGGTTCTTCGCCTACCTGAACCTGTTCGTCGCGGCGATGCTCCTGCTGGTGCTGGCCGACAACTACGTCGCCCTGTTCATCGGCTGGGAGGGCGTGGGTCTCGCCTCCTACCTGCTGATCGGGTTCTGGCAGCACAAGCCCACGGCGGCGGCCGCGGCCAAGAAGGCCTTCATCGTCAACCGGGTCGGCGACTTCGGCCTGCTGATCGCGATCTTCACGGTCTGGACGACGTTCGGCTCGGTCGCCTTCGGCAAGGTCTTCCCGCTCGCGGGTGAGGCCTCCAACGGCACGATGACCGCGATCGGCCTGCTGCTGCTCCTCGGAGCCTGCGGCAAGTCGGCGCAGCTCCCGCTGCAGTCCTGGCTGCTGGACGCGATGGAGGGCCCGACCCCGGTCTCGGCCCTCATCCACGCCGCGACCATGGTCACCGCGGGTGTCTACCTGATCGTCCGATCCGGCGCCTTCTTCGAGGTCGCTCCCACCGCGCAGCTGGTCGTCACCATCGTCGGCGTCGCGACGCTGCTCGCCGGTGCGATCATCGGTTGCGCCAAGGACGACATCAAGAAGGGCCTCGCGGGCTCCACGATGTCGCAGATCGGCTACATGATGCTCGCCGCGGGCATCGGCCCGGCGGGCTACGCCTTCGCCATCGCGCACCTGATCACGCACGGCTTCTTCAAGGCCAACATGTTCCTCGGCGCCGGCTCGGTCATGCACGGCATGAACGACGAGGTCGACATGCGCAAGTATGGAGGACTGTTCCCGGTGATGAAGATCACCGCGGTCACCTTCATCATCGGCTATCTGGCGATCATCGGCTTCCCGCTGCTGTCCGGTTACTTCACCAAGGACGGCATCATCGAGACGGCCATCGAGCACAACGAGATCCTCGGCTGGCTGGCCGTGCTGGGCGCGGGCCTCACCGGCTTCTACATGTCGCGGATGGTCTTCATGACCTTCTTCGGCAAGAAGCGCTGGGCCGACGACGCACACCCGCACGAGTCGCCCGCCGTCATGACCGTGCCGCTGATCCTGCTCTCCATCGGCTCGATCTTCCTGGGCGCCTTCCTGATCCTGGACAACCGGTTCATGAGGTTCATCGGCCCGGCTGTCGGCCTGCCCGAGCACCTGCCCGAGTTCCACCCCTTCAGCACGGCCGGCCTCGCCACGCTCGCGCTGGTCGCCGTCGGCGCCGTGTTCGCCTGGTTCCGGTACGGCGCGGCGGAGGTGCCCCAGGTCGCCCCGCGTGGGTCGTTCCTCACCACGTTCGCCCGTCGTGACCTGTACGGCGACGCCCTGAACGAGACGCTGTTCATGCGCCCCGGCCAGTGGCTGACCCGGCTCGCGGTCTTCTTCGACAACCGCGGCGTCGACGGGCTGGTCAACGGCCTGGCCGCGACGATCGGCGGGACGTCCGGACGGCTGCGTCGCATCCAGACCGGCTACGTACGGTCCTACGCGTTGTCCATCCTCTTCGGTGCCGCCGTGGTCGTTGGCGCGCTGCTCTACGTAGGGAACATGTGA
- the nuoI gene encoding NADH-quinone oxidoreductase subunit NuoI: MGLTDWLNPVKGFGVTFHTMFKKVETVNFPEEKRPTAPRFHGRHQLNRWPDGLEKCIGCELCAWACPADAIFVEGADNTDEERFSPGERYGRTYQINYLRCILCGLCIEACPTRALTMTNEYELADTSRESLIYTKEMLLSPLGPGMEIPPHPMRLGETEEDYYRLGRNNG; this comes from the coding sequence GTGGGACTAACTGATTGGCTGAACCCCGTCAAGGGGTTCGGCGTGACCTTCCACACCATGTTCAAGAAGGTCGAAACGGTCAACTTCCCCGAGGAGAAGCGGCCCACGGCTCCGCGTTTCCACGGCCGGCACCAGCTCAACCGCTGGCCCGACGGCCTGGAGAAGTGCATCGGCTGTGAGCTCTGCGCCTGGGCCTGTCCGGCCGACGCGATCTTCGTGGAGGGTGCGGACAACACGGACGAGGAGCGGTTCTCACCGGGCGAGCGCTACGGGCGCACCTACCAGATCAACTATCTGCGGTGCATCCTGTGCGGCCTCTGCATCGAGGCCTGCCCGACTCGCGCGCTGACCATGACGAACGAGTACGAGCTCGCCGACACGAGCCGTGAGAGCCTCATCTACACCAAGGAGATGCTGCTGTCACCGCTCGGCCCCGGGATGGAGATCCCGCCGCACCCCATGCGTCTCGGCGAGACCGAAGAGGACTACTACCGGCTGGGACGGAACAATGGGTGA
- a CDS encoding NADH-quinone oxidoreductase subunit J: MGETITFWVLAVVSVAAAFGLVFSRKAVYSALMLGVVMLSLAVLYAIQDAPFLAAVQIIVYTGAVMMLFLFVLMLIGVDSADSLVETIKGQRFWAAIAGLGFAALLALGVGNVTFAAPVGMEAAVKEAGGNVPSLAQLIFTRYVFAFEVTSALLITAALGAMVLAHRERVRPKATQRDLARARFIGPQPSPLPGPGTYALHNAIDMPALLPDGTVSPKSINRVLARHETEDGVRPTDPEKAALIKQVIEKDIVVKEAPEQEDDR, encoded by the coding sequence ATGGGTGAGACCATCACGTTCTGGGTGCTCGCGGTCGTCTCGGTGGCCGCCGCCTTCGGACTCGTCTTCAGCCGCAAGGCCGTCTACTCGGCCCTGATGCTCGGCGTGGTCATGCTGTCCCTCGCCGTGCTCTACGCGATCCAGGACGCTCCCTTCCTCGCCGCGGTGCAGATCATCGTCTACACCGGCGCGGTCATGATGCTCTTCCTGTTCGTGCTGATGCTCATCGGCGTGGACTCGGCGGACTCCCTGGTCGAGACGATCAAGGGTCAGCGTTTCTGGGCGGCCATCGCGGGCCTGGGCTTCGCCGCCCTGCTCGCGCTGGGGGTCGGCAACGTGACCTTCGCCGCGCCCGTGGGCATGGAGGCCGCCGTCAAGGAGGCGGGCGGCAACGTGCCCTCGCTGGCCCAGCTGATCTTCACCAGATATGTCTTCGCCTTCGAGGTCACCTCGGCACTGCTGATCACCGCCGCGCTCGGCGCGATGGTGCTGGCCCACCGCGAGCGGGTGCGCCCCAAGGCCACCCAGCGCGACCTGGCCCGCGCCCGGTTCATCGGCCCGCAACCGTCCCCGCTGCCGGGGCCCGGCACCTACGCCCTGCACAACGCGATCGACATGCCGGCCCTGCTGCCCGACGGCACGGTGTCGCCCAAGTCGATCAACCGAGTGCTCGCCCGGCACGAGACGGAGGACGGCGTCAGACCGACCGACCCGGAGAAGGCCGCGCTCATCAAGCAGGTCATTGAGAAGGACATTGTCGTGAAGGAAGCGCCCGAGCAGGAGGACGACAGGTGA
- the nuoN gene encoding NADH-quinone oxidoreductase subunit NuoN, protein MNGTTIQAPTIEYALLSPMLLVFGAAIIGVLVEAFAPRYLRKSIHVPLTLLALAGAFVTTILTALNGLPTTAAAMGAVAVDGPSLFIWGVILILALISTLLINDEDQFVAQAAAVPGSRDEEEAVRSGYAQTEVYPLVLFSVGGMLLFAASNDLLVMFVALEVMSLPLYLLCGLARRRRLLSQEASVKYFLLGAFSSAFFLYGMALVYGYAGSVDLKAISSALSSVSGQEPLLLIGTAMLGVGLLFKIGAAPFQAWKPDVYQGAPTAVTALMASTVLVAAFGAVLRVFWVALGGYSWNWQPLMWGVAILTMIVGAILAITQTDIKRMLAYSSIAHGGFLLTGVIAIGTVEQNQQALSGILFYLAAYGFTTVGAFAVVTMVRDAGGEAGHLSRWAGLGKRSPLLAGIFAFFLLAFAGIPLTSGFFAKYAVFAAAISGGALPLVIVGAVSSAIAAFFYVRVIVLMFFSEPAADGPTIAAPTVGTSAVVALAAAATVVLGVFPQPVLDLADHAASALFIR, encoded by the coding sequence GTGAACGGCACCACCATTCAGGCGCCGACGATCGAATACGCGCTGCTCTCTCCGATGCTGCTCGTGTTCGGCGCGGCGATCATAGGCGTGCTGGTCGAGGCGTTCGCGCCCCGCTACCTGCGCAAGTCGATCCACGTACCGCTCACGCTGCTCGCCCTGGCCGGCGCGTTCGTCACGACCATCCTGACGGCCCTGAACGGCCTGCCGACCACCGCCGCCGCCATGGGCGCGGTCGCGGTCGACGGTCCCTCGCTGTTCATCTGGGGCGTCATCCTCATCCTGGCGTTGATCAGCACGCTGCTGATCAACGACGAGGACCAGTTCGTCGCGCAGGCGGCGGCCGTACCGGGAAGCAGGGACGAGGAGGAGGCGGTCCGCAGCGGATACGCCCAGACCGAGGTCTACCCGCTGGTCCTCTTCTCGGTCGGGGGCATGCTGCTCTTCGCCGCGTCGAACGACCTGCTGGTCATGTTCGTGGCCCTTGAGGTCATGTCCCTGCCGCTGTACCTGCTCTGCGGCCTGGCCCGCCGTCGCCGCCTGCTCTCGCAGGAGGCCTCGGTCAAGTACTTCCTGCTCGGCGCGTTCTCCTCGGCCTTCTTCCTGTACGGAATGGCCCTGGTGTACGGCTACGCCGGGTCGGTGGACCTGAAGGCCATCAGTTCGGCGCTCAGTTCGGTCAGCGGCCAGGAGCCGCTGCTGCTGATCGGCACCGCGATGCTCGGCGTCGGTCTGCTGTTCAAGATCGGTGCCGCGCCCTTCCAGGCGTGGAAGCCCGACGTCTACCAGGGCGCGCCCACCGCGGTCACCGCCCTGATGGCCTCCACCGTGCTGGTGGCGGCCTTCGGCGCCGTGCTCCGCGTCTTCTGGGTCGCCCTGGGCGGCTACAGCTGGAACTGGCAGCCGCTCATGTGGGGCGTCGCGATCCTGACGATGATCGTCGGTGCGATCCTGGCCATCACCCAGACCGACATCAAGCGCATGCTCGCCTACTCCTCGATCGCGCACGGGGGCTTCCTGCTCACCGGCGTGATCGCGATCGGCACCGTCGAGCAGAACCAGCAGGCCCTGTCGGGCATCCTGTTCTACCTGGCCGCGTACGGGTTCACCACGGTCGGCGCCTTCGCGGTGGTCACCATGGTCCGCGACGCGGGCGGCGAGGCCGGGCACCTGTCGCGGTGGGCCGGTCTCGGCAAGCGTTCGCCCCTTCTGGCGGGAATCTTCGCTTTCTTCCTGCTGGCCTTCGCGGGCATCCCGCTGACGAGCGGCTTCTTCGCGAAGTACGCCGTGTTCGCGGCGGCGATCTCCGGTGGCGCGTTGCCGCTGGTCATCGTGGGTGCCGTGAGTTCGGCGATCGCGGCGTTCTTCTACGTCCGGGTGATCGTGCTGATGTTCTTCAGCGAACCGGCCGCCGACGGGCCGACCATCGCGGCGCCTACCGTGGGGACCTCGGCTGTGGTCGCCCTCGCGGCAGCGGCTACGGTAGTGCTCGGGGTCTTCCCCCAGCCGGTGCTGGATCTGGCGGACCACGCTGCGTCCGCGTTGTTCATTCGTTAG
- a CDS encoding NADH-quinone oxidoreductase subunit M: MPWLSTLMAVPVLGAVGVSLVKSDKLAKQLALAVSLVVLVLTGALAAQFSPNSETRFQFAEVYDWIPRFGVHYGVGVDGIALVLIALSAVLVPIVILASWHDADGTGANAPPKRSVKTYFALLLVLEAMMIGVFAATDVFLFYVFFEAMLIPMYFMIGSYGGAQRSYAAVKFLLYSLFGGLLMLVAVIALYVIADKGTFMFPELIGAIQDPTTQKWLFAGFFIAFAVKAPLWPFHTWLPDAAAQAPAGAAVLLVGVLDKVGTYGMLRFCLELFPDASKFFTPLVIVLSVVGIVYGAIVAIGQTDIKRLIAYTSISHFGFIAMGVFAMTANAGAGATLYMVNHGFSTGALFLIAGFLIYRRGSSQIADYGGVQKVAPVLAGTFLIAGLSSLSLPGLSSFVSEFMVLIGTYETHPIPAIIATTGVVLAAVYVLWMYQRMMTGPTAESVKVFPDLDIREKWVVAPLIAVIIAVGFFPKPLLDVINPAVGKTLSTVQVGQFTPAVADKKGAGQ, from the coding sequence ATGCCCTGGCTCTCGACCCTGATGGCCGTGCCCGTTCTGGGCGCGGTGGGTGTCTCCCTTGTCAAGAGTGACAAGCTCGCCAAGCAACTGGCCCTCGCGGTCTCGCTGGTCGTCCTCGTACTGACCGGCGCGCTCGCGGCCCAGTTCAGCCCCAACTCGGAGACGCGCTTCCAGTTCGCCGAGGTCTACGACTGGATTCCCCGTTTCGGCGTGCACTACGGCGTCGGCGTGGACGGCATCGCGCTGGTGCTGATCGCGCTGTCGGCGGTGCTCGTGCCGATCGTGATCCTCGCCTCCTGGCACGACGCCGACGGCACCGGGGCCAACGCCCCGCCCAAGCGGTCGGTGAAGACCTACTTCGCGCTGCTGCTGGTGCTGGAAGCGATGATGATCGGCGTCTTCGCGGCGACCGACGTCTTCCTCTTCTACGTGTTCTTCGAAGCCATGCTGATCCCGATGTACTTCATGATCGGGTCGTACGGCGGCGCCCAGCGGTCCTACGCGGCCGTGAAGTTCCTGCTGTACTCGCTCTTCGGCGGGCTGCTCATGCTGGTCGCGGTGATCGCGCTCTACGTGATCGCCGACAAGGGCACCTTCATGTTCCCCGAGCTCATCGGGGCCATCCAGGACCCGACCACGCAGAAGTGGCTGTTCGCCGGCTTCTTCATCGCGTTCGCGGTCAAGGCGCCGCTCTGGCCGTTCCACACCTGGCTGCCCGACGCCGCCGCGCAGGCTCCGGCCGGCGCCGCGGTGCTGCTGGTCGGCGTGCTGGACAAGGTCGGCACCTACGGCATGCTCCGCTTCTGCCTGGAGCTGTTCCCGGACGCGTCGAAGTTCTTCACCCCGCTGGTGATCGTGCTCTCCGTCGTCGGCATCGTCTACGGCGCGATCGTGGCCATCGGCCAGACCGACATCAAGCGCCTCATCGCCTACACCTCGATCTCGCACTTCGGCTTCATCGCGATGGGTGTCTTCGCGATGACCGCGAACGCGGGTGCGGGCGCCACCCTCTACATGGTCAACCACGGCTTCTCGACCGGCGCGCTGTTCCTGATCGCCGGATTCCTGATCTACCGCCGGGGTTCCAGCCAGATCGCCGACTACGGGGGGGTCCAGAAGGTCGCCCCGGTGCTCGCCGGCACCTTCCTGATCGCGGGCCTGTCCAGCCTGTCCCTGCCGGGCCTGTCCTCGTTCGTCAGCGAGTTCATGGTCCTGATCGGCACCTACGAGACCCACCCGATTCCGGCGATCATCGCCACCACCGGCGTGGTCCTGGCCGCGGTCTACGTTCTGTGGATGTACCAGCGCATGATGACCGGCCCCACGGCCGAGTCCGTCAAGGTCTTCCCCGACCTGGACATCCGGGAGAAGTGGGTTGTGGCTCCGCTGATCGCGGTCATCATCGCCGTCGGCTTCTTCCCCAAGCCACTGCTCGACGTGATCAACCCCGCGGTGGGCAAGACACTGTCCACCGTTCAGGTTGGCCAGTTCACACCCGCCGTCGCTGACAAGAAGGGGGCCGGGCAGTGA